A genomic segment from Tuwongella immobilis encodes:
- the lepA gene encoding translation elongation factor 4 — translation MPATSQIRNFSIIAHIDHGKSTLADQFLLKTGTISARDYRAQLLDGMDLERERGITIQMHPVTIYHERNGVRYELNLIDTPGHVDFSYEVSRSMAACEGAVLLVDASQGVQAQTVANAYLAIENDLKIVPVLNKIDMPAARPDEMIAEMEQAVGIDGLDVLRCSAKTGMGVEDVLDAIVDRIPAPPGNIDAPLKALVFNSHFDSFKGVVVYIRVMDGTIKVGQKIRMMQGAREFTVTDVGQFRPSMVSCGTLSAGQVGYCMANIKNIEDVRIGDTLTDSVNPTDVALAGYKQPKPMVYSGLYPVNNNEFEALREALAKLKLNDSSFTFTPESSEGMGFGFRCGFLGLLHREIIQQRLERDCDLDLVQTAPNVTYELLLTNGETRIINNPQEVPDAGSIQEFREPFVKINFLLPSDNIGDIMSLCADRRGTYVKTEYLSPTRAVLIFEIPLSEVIFDLYDKLKSITRGYGTMDYEFMGYIPGDLVRLDVLVHHKRVDALSIIVHRSQAERRGRKLILKLKDEIDRHMFEVALQAAIGARVIARETIAAIRKNVTAKCYGGDITRKRKLWAKQAAGKKRMKQVGQVEIPQEAFMSVLETDD, via the coding sequence ATGCCTGCCACCAGCCAGATTCGCAATTTCTCGATCATTGCCCACATTGATCACGGCAAATCGACACTTGCAGACCAATTTTTGCTCAAAACCGGGACCATTTCCGCCCGTGACTATCGTGCCCAGTTGCTCGATGGCATGGACCTGGAACGCGAACGCGGCATCACCATTCAGATGCACCCGGTGACGATTTACCACGAACGCAACGGCGTTCGGTATGAGCTGAATCTGATCGATACCCCCGGCCACGTCGATTTCAGCTACGAAGTCAGTCGCTCGATGGCGGCCTGCGAAGGGGCGGTGCTGCTGGTGGATGCATCGCAAGGGGTGCAAGCGCAAACCGTTGCCAATGCGTATCTTGCAATCGAGAACGACCTCAAGATTGTGCCCGTTCTCAATAAGATTGATATGCCCGCTGCTCGGCCCGATGAGATGATCGCCGAGATGGAACAGGCCGTCGGCATCGATGGCCTGGATGTGCTGCGCTGCAGTGCCAAGACCGGCATGGGCGTGGAAGACGTGTTGGATGCCATTGTCGATCGCATCCCCGCACCGCCGGGAAATATCGACGCTCCCTTGAAAGCGCTGGTGTTCAATAGCCACTTTGATTCGTTCAAAGGGGTGGTGGTTTACATCCGCGTGATGGATGGGACGATCAAGGTTGGTCAGAAAATTCGCATGATGCAAGGCGCACGCGAATTTACCGTCACCGATGTGGGCCAATTCCGCCCGTCGATGGTGAGCTGTGGTACCTTGTCCGCCGGACAGGTGGGCTACTGCATGGCCAACATCAAGAACATCGAAGATGTCCGCATCGGCGATACGCTCACCGATTCCGTCAATCCCACCGATGTCGCTCTTGCCGGGTACAAACAGCCCAAGCCGATGGTGTATTCCGGGTTGTATCCCGTGAATAACAACGAATTCGAAGCACTCCGCGAAGCACTGGCCAAGTTGAAACTCAACGATTCGAGCTTCACCTTTACGCCAGAATCTTCGGAAGGGATGGGCTTCGGCTTCCGATGCGGCTTCTTGGGGTTGCTCCACCGTGAGATTATCCAGCAACGATTGGAGCGCGATTGCGATCTCGATCTCGTGCAGACCGCACCGAACGTCACCTACGAATTGCTGTTGACTAACGGTGAGACGAGGATCATCAACAACCCGCAGGAAGTTCCGGACGCGGGTTCGATCCAAGAGTTCCGAGAGCCGTTTGTCAAAATTAACTTCCTGCTCCCGTCGGATAATATCGGCGATATCATGTCGCTATGTGCCGACCGGCGTGGGACTTACGTCAAAACGGAATACCTCAGCCCCACTCGCGCGGTGCTGATTTTCGAGATCCCGCTCTCGGAAGTCATCTTCGACCTGTATGATAAGCTGAAGTCGATCACCCGTGGTTACGGCACCATGGATTATGAATTCATGGGCTATATCCCCGGCGATCTCGTTCGGCTCGACGTGCTGGTCCACCACAAACGGGTGGATGCCCTGTCGATCATTGTTCACCGCTCGCAAGCCGAACGTCGAGGCCGCAAACTCATTCTGAAATTGAAGGATGAGATTGATCGGCACATGTTTGAGGTTGCATTGCAGGCCGCCATTGGTGCCCGCGTGATCGCCCGCGAAACCATCGCGGCGATTCGCAAGAACGTCACCGCGAAGTGCTACGGTGGGGACATCACCCGGAAGCGCAAGCTGTGGGCCAAGCAAGCGGCGGGCAAGAAGCGCATGAAGCAGGTCGGCCAAGTCGAGATTCCGCAAGAAGCGTTCATGTCGGTGCTGGA